In the Candidatus Electrothrix sp. GW3-4 genome, one interval contains:
- a CDS encoding Hpt domain-containing protein, which yields MPEKLPRSLPCLDIQAGIKQLEGNKDLYSKLLKKFAECNHDLVEKIAGHLANNQDKKARLLAHSTKGVSGSIGATELYLASAALESAITQGKPEKALHDFATTLRTVLQSITALLHDQEHNDPPPAAGKDLDLEALSPLLNELDTLLQTGDFKALESYVALQQAVGETVIAEEVNSWEASLNLFEYKQVAEKLAMLQIKLRNRSL from the coding sequence ATGCCTGAAAAACTACCACGCAGCCTTCCCTGCCTTGATATTCAAGCCGGTATCAAACAGCTTGAAGGGAACAAAGACCTCTATAGCAAACTGCTGAAAAAATTTGCTGAATGCAATCATGATTTGGTCGAAAAAATAGCAGGTCATCTGGCGAATAACCAGGATAAAAAAGCCCGTCTCCTGGCCCATTCCACAAAAGGCGTCTCTGGAAGTATTGGGGCAACAGAACTCTATCTCGCCTCTGCCGCCTTAGAGAGTGCTATTACGCAGGGAAAACCAGAAAAAGCATTACACGACTTTGCCACCACCCTCAGGACTGTTCTCCAATCTATCACGGCTCTTCTCCACGACCAAGAACATAATGATCCGCCCCCTGCTGCTGGAAAGGATCTGGACCTGGAGGCACTTTCCCCGCTCCTGAATGAGCTTGACACCCTTCTCCAGACCGGAGACTTCAAGGCCTTAGAGAGCTACGTCGCCCTGCAACAAGCCGTTGGCGAGACAGTCATCGCAGAAGAGGTCAATTCCTGGGAGGCATCTCTCAATCTCTTTGAGTATAAACAGGTCGCGGAAAAGCTGGCAATGCTCCAGATCAAACTCCGTAACCGTTCCCTTTAA
- the larB gene encoding nickel pincer cofactor biosynthesis protein LarB, producing MNEQELFTLLQRVKNGRINPEQALKKIRLPPVEVLDSARLDHHRVLRTGLPEAIFGENKTVDQLIEILRAMLKRPTVVLATRIEPDKAHQVCAQVAGLHYHKTARLLVGNKGAIPENIGRGTVMVVTAGTSDLPVAEEARLCLTYFGHPVDTLYDAGVAGIHRILAHGEQLQQASALIVVAGMEGALPSVVAGMTPAPVIACPSSIGYGTGAGGFSALLGMLNSCAAGMAVVNIDNGFGAACMAAAINRKQFDPASEEHFLPPEE from the coding sequence ATGAATGAACAAGAACTATTTACTTTACTGCAACGAGTGAAAAACGGAAGGATAAACCCGGAACAGGCCCTGAAAAAAATACGCCTGCCACCAGTGGAAGTCCTGGACTCTGCCCGGCTGGATCACCACCGGGTGCTGCGCACCGGCCTTCCTGAGGCTATTTTTGGTGAGAACAAAACCGTTGACCAGCTGATTGAAATCCTCCGGGCCATGCTTAAGCGCCCAACCGTGGTGCTGGCCACCCGTATTGAACCCGACAAGGCACATCAGGTCTGCGCCCAGGTTGCGGGCTTGCACTATCACAAAACCGCTCGCTTACTGGTAGGGAACAAAGGGGCTATCCCGGAAAACATCGGCAGAGGAACCGTGATGGTGGTGACAGCAGGGACCTCTGATCTGCCGGTTGCCGAGGAGGCACGGCTCTGTCTCACATATTTTGGCCATCCAGTGGACACCCTGTATGATGCCGGGGTAGCGGGCATCCATCGCATCCTGGCCCACGGAGAACAACTTCAGCAGGCCTCTGCCCTGATCGTGGTGGCGGGCATGGAAGGGGCCCTGCCCTCGGTGGTGGCGGGCATGACCCCGGCACCAGTGATCGCCTGCCCCAGCTCTATTGGCTACGGTACCGGGGCAGGTGGTTTTTCCGCCCTGCTCGGCATGCTCAACAGCTGCGCTGCCGGGATGGCAGTGGTCAATATCGACAACGGATTCGGGGCTGCCTGTATGGCCGCTGCCATCAACAGAAAACAATTCGATCCAGCGTCAGAAGAGCATTTTTTGCCTCCTGAAGAGTGA
- a CDS encoding ATP-dependent helicase, with protein sequence MRLTREQEDIIRHGRGHARVSAVAGSGKTTAMIGRVGHLLRQGIAAEKILVLMFNRSARFVFAERLHRSLQGTGLRSPAVRTFHSLGLRLVESFTARQHLPRYRLVTEEFQVERLAREAIKKYAAEADGDESWSSKEGVEGFLLFISRVKSDVAAPQEVFVACGFEEQLSYYLGAYRGFESLRKAARLRFYQDLIHEPVMAMQQQEELASWVADHVDHIIVDEYQDINEVQQQLLVHIAGQRAQVMVVGDVDQCIYEWRGAQPEYIVSRFARDFPRPTTYTLSYSFRYGHRLALAANHLISNNRLRDRKLCLAWSGNPDTRIRSFPEGKVHPLIGILQDWQRANRGLDEAAVLVRIYAQSVPVELALLEYNIPYRLVGSETVFSCPEIRALLGYLRLCQGSLQGAGEQETGFATVLAMLTHPHLWLKKDRLHALAHNILQNPGAADALIEHYADEANSPYLASRMLDLADVWRKVGRMSPQIRAFTVLNTLIEESDLYAHFLYAARPALAENKIKTCRSFVRFAQKTGLSVDDFLCEIERLAEKGAGKKYTREQESLLITSIHRAKGLEWPLVILPGLEEGAVPFRQEKGEQEVEDIEDERRLFYVAMTRAQEELCLLYPQDSRLERRKKAGDSRSPITTEKGRAAASCFLYEANLDFSERLGGCICVAESERTGEESVQAVDLAIGKQYLKAVQAPVRLKGKKRRDEGERRSGKRK encoded by the coding sequence ATGCGTCTGACCAGAGAGCAGGAGGATATTATTCGGCATGGCAGAGGTCATGCCCGGGTCAGTGCTGTGGCTGGCTCAGGTAAGACCACTGCCATGATAGGTCGGGTTGGTCATCTTCTGCGGCAAGGTATCGCAGCGGAGAAGATCCTGGTGCTGATGTTCAATCGCTCTGCCCGCTTTGTTTTTGCAGAGCGACTGCATCGGTCCCTTCAGGGGACGGGTCTCCGGTCACCGGCTGTGCGTACCTTCCATTCTCTCGGGCTCCGGCTGGTTGAGAGTTTTACGGCCAGACAGCATCTTCCCCGATATCGATTAGTCACGGAAGAATTTCAGGTAGAGAGGCTGGCCAGGGAGGCCATAAAAAAATATGCAGCAGAGGCTGACGGCGATGAGTCGTGGTCTTCCAAGGAGGGGGTTGAGGGCTTTCTGCTCTTTATCAGCAGGGTCAAGTCTGATGTCGCTGCCCCGCAGGAGGTCTTTGTTGCCTGCGGGTTTGAGGAGCAGCTCTCTTATTACCTGGGCGCCTACAGGGGCTTTGAGTCCCTGCGCAAGGCGGCCCGGCTCCGTTTTTATCAGGATTTGATTCACGAACCGGTCATGGCAATGCAGCAGCAAGAGGAGCTGGCCAGCTGGGTTGCTGATCATGTGGATCATATTATTGTTGATGAATACCAAGATATTAATGAGGTGCAGCAACAGCTCCTGGTCCACATTGCCGGGCAACGCGCCCAGGTTATGGTGGTTGGTGATGTGGATCAATGTATTTATGAGTGGCGCGGCGCTCAACCAGAGTATATTGTGTCCCGTTTTGCCCGTGATTTTCCCCGGCCAACGACCTATACTCTGAGCTATAGCTTTCGCTATGGCCACCGGCTTGCCTTGGCAGCCAATCATCTTATCTCCAATAACAGGCTGCGGGACCGGAAGCTCTGCCTGGCCTGGTCTGGAAATCCCGATACCCGCATCCGCTCTTTTCCTGAAGGCAAAGTTCATCCCCTTATCGGTATTCTGCAGGACTGGCAAAGGGCGAACAGAGGGCTTGATGAGGCGGCAGTCCTGGTCAGGATCTATGCCCAGTCCGTTCCGGTGGAGTTGGCTCTGCTGGAGTATAATATTCCCTATCGCCTTGTAGGTTCTGAAACGGTGTTCAGCTGCCCGGAGATCAGGGCCTTGTTGGGCTATCTGCGGCTTTGTCAAGGCAGTTTACAGGGGGCAGGGGAGCAGGAAACGGGTTTTGCCACGGTTCTTGCCATGCTTACCCATCCTCATCTCTGGCTCAAAAAAGATCGTCTTCATGCCCTGGCCCATAATATTCTCCAGAATCCAGGTGCAGCTGACGCCTTGATTGAGCATTATGCTGATGAAGCCAACTCGCCCTATCTGGCCTCCAGGATGTTGGATTTGGCCGATGTCTGGCGGAAGGTTGGCAGGATGTCACCCCAAATAAGGGCCTTCACCGTGCTGAATACCCTCATAGAGGAGAGCGATCTCTATGCCCATTTTCTCTATGCTGCCCGGCCCGCTCTTGCAGAAAATAAGATCAAAACCTGCCGCTCCTTTGTTCGTTTTGCCCAGAAGACGGGGTTGAGTGTAGACGATTTCCTCTGTGAGATAGAAAGGCTTGCTGAGAAAGGGGCAGGGAAAAAGTATACCAGGGAACAGGAGAGCCTTCTTATTACCTCTATTCATCGGGCCAAGGGGCTGGAATGGCCCTTGGTGATCCTGCCCGGCCTGGAAGAGGGGGCAGTGCCCTTTCGTCAGGAGAAGGGCGAACAGGAGGTTGAAGACATTGAAGACGAACGTCGTCTTTTTTATGTCGCTATGACCCGAGCCCAGGAGGAGCTTTGCCTGCTCTATCCCCAGGACAGCCGTTTGGAACGGCGCAAAAAGGCTGGTGACAGCCGCAGCCCCATTACTACGGAAAAGGGCAGGGCTGCGGCAAGCTGTTTTCTCTATGAGGCCAATCTGGATTTTTCCGAGCGTTTAGGAGGGTGTATTTGTGTTGCTGAATCGGAAAGGACAGGAGAAGAGTCTGTGCAGGCAGTTGATCTTGCCATCGGGAAGCAGTATCTGAAGGCGGTGCAGGCCCCGGTTCGCTTAAAAGGGAAAAAAAGGAGGGATGAGGGTGAGCGAAGATCGGGTAAGAGGAAGTAA
- a CDS encoding ATP synthase subunit I: MTEARKSRIGKNDELVLLHMVERFNLILLALFTAASWSLVDWPFAQSVLIGGALASGSFFWLKRTAMRFAHQAATQGDGLQKNSKSLSASFAIKFSIRLFVLAFLLLLLSITFSINAIGLVIGLSTVMLSVIIVVLFQGRVIFQENM, translated from the coding sequence ATGACTGAGGCAAGAAAGAGCAGGATCGGCAAGAACGACGAGCTTGTTCTGCTGCATATGGTTGAACGCTTTAACCTGATTCTGCTGGCCCTGTTCACCGCAGCCAGCTGGTCCTTGGTTGATTGGCCGTTTGCCCAGTCTGTCTTAATAGGCGGAGCATTAGCCAGCGGCAGTTTTTTCTGGCTCAAACGGACCGCAATGCGATTTGCCCACCAAGCCGCAACACAAGGAGATGGCTTGCAAAAAAACAGCAAATCGCTTTCAGCCAGCTTCGCGATCAAATTCAGCATCCGTCTTTTTGTCCTCGCCTTTCTGCTGCTTCTGCTGAGCATAACATTCAGCATAAACGCGATAGGGCTTGTTATCGGGTTGTCCACGGTCATGTTAAGTGTCATTATTGTCGTCCTCTTTCAGGGGCGAGTAATATTTCAGGAAAATATGTAA
- a CDS encoding AtpZ/AtpI family protein — protein MAKEEEGIFTELARYGQIGTTFAASIFIGFAIGWWLDNKFFAGRTTPWFSFIFLGFGIAAGFKHLWDLSKKISDD, from the coding sequence ATGGCCAAGGAGGAAGAAGGGATATTCACTGAACTGGCCCGCTATGGTCAGATTGGAACGACCTTTGCTGCTTCCATTTTTATCGGCTTTGCCATAGGCTGGTGGCTCGACAATAAATTCTTTGCCGGACGGACCACGCCGTGGTTCAGCTTTATTTTTCTTGGATTCGGAATCGCCGCTGGTTTTAAGCATCTCTGGGATCTGAGTAAAAAAATATCTGATGACTGA
- a CDS encoding cache domain-containing protein — MKIFSEKNIGKLIILNSSLVALLMWLGIVAHTFWDSEINLKMELLQMEEEYIKNKKISVRESVLDFINSMDMRHKTTNAMLRRTLRDQVEQIHSIAMHLYRQNAATMNKDTLEELIIEAIRPITFNNGRNYFFIRSMSGITKLWPPDPTQEGKSIYNNSNENRLQVFNSMFATVRHHGSGFNEYLWPKPGEDPDKLFQKIAYIKHFEPFDWYIGAGDYLVEVERDAQQHVTNIINQHANRTDNEYMFVLDLRSMKGGKKFATMLVNPNQPDPINNLLSDEYQDSEGEKFREKFLNGLKEHGEVFVKYRDKKPGSDEVRPKMSYFKLYPKWSWIIARGFYFDDLIEQIDRIKEQHKKLFREKIRISLAIFCFILLGALCISLLFSHKVRTLFLSYRQRLEKSNRELTKAMDKAHAATLAKSEFLANMSHEIRTPMNGIINLSELALETELTDKQSDYMKKILFSSKNLLEIINDILDFSKIEAGMLTLEKIYFGLSGLFDKLMLMFTEQSQRKNLQLILDLSSDLPEHVIGDPMRLYQVLSNLIGNAIKFTDEGEIIVQAKVVQHRLDRAVIQFTVSDTGIGIAQEKIALLFESFTQADNSTARKYGGTGLGLTICKRLVSLMGGKLSVESEVGRGSSFSFSLSFALNGLEKENEGTSGTSETAAAMTAIRYARILLVEDNMINQQVAQEILAKANLHVETVCNGKEAVEAVAARDFDAVLMDIQMPVMDGYEATKAIRQDLGKTDLPILAMTAHAVSEERDKCFQIGMNDHIAKPINRNNLFLALSKWVGETAGRHNSGKQDAEAGQLSAPSLQERNIVDPLQQLLAEAERGEAPAGIDFAEGLQRVEGNEKLYLKLLRSFCREQQESLDKIPVFLKRDDRKEALLFAHGLKGVAGNIGMSNLQKLSSQAEQKASYGTAEDFQDVFHALTLELGRIIDYLVPRVEKEEKQNKQVARTEPLNDDDRRKALQILQRLALLLEQSDFSSLQFLEGNQDVVRDLMDESSLVRMTGYIEGFHFKNALNLIREIIQEYS, encoded by the coding sequence ATGAAAATATTCAGCGAAAAAAATATCGGTAAACTGATTATCCTCAATTCAAGCCTGGTTGCTCTGCTGATGTGGCTGGGAATTGTGGCACATACCTTTTGGGATTCTGAAATTAATCTCAAGATGGAGCTCCTCCAGATGGAGGAGGAGTACATCAAGAATAAAAAGATCAGTGTTCGTGAGTCAGTGCTTGACTTTATCAACAGCATGGATATGCGGCACAAGACCACCAATGCCATGCTGCGGCGTACCCTGCGGGACCAGGTGGAGCAGATCCACTCCATTGCCATGCATCTCTATCGGCAGAATGCAGCAACAATGAATAAGGACACCTTGGAAGAGTTGATCATTGAGGCGATTCGGCCAATAACCTTTAACAACGGGCGGAATTATTTCTTTATCCGTTCCATGTCAGGTATCACCAAGCTTTGGCCTCCTGATCCTACCCAGGAGGGCAAGAGTATTTATAATAACAGCAATGAAAACAGATTGCAGGTCTTTAACAGTATGTTTGCCACTGTCCGCCATCACGGTAGCGGATTCAATGAATATCTCTGGCCCAAGCCTGGAGAGGACCCTGATAAACTCTTTCAGAAAATAGCCTATATAAAGCATTTTGAGCCCTTTGACTGGTATATCGGGGCAGGTGATTATCTGGTTGAAGTTGAACGTGATGCCCAGCAGCATGTCACCAACATCATCAATCAGCACGCCAACCGAACTGATAACGAGTATATGTTCGTCCTGGATCTCCGCAGTATGAAGGGCGGCAAAAAATTCGCCACCATGCTGGTGAATCCTAATCAGCCGGATCCGATCAATAACCTTCTCAGTGATGAGTATCAGGACTCTGAAGGGGAAAAATTTCGGGAAAAATTTCTCAACGGTCTCAAAGAGCATGGTGAAGTCTTTGTCAAATACCGGGATAAAAAACCAGGAAGCGATGAAGTCCGTCCTAAGATGTCCTATTTTAAACTCTATCCAAAATGGAGTTGGATTATTGCCCGGGGCTTTTACTTTGATGATCTGATTGAACAAATCGACCGCATTAAAGAACAACATAAAAAGCTCTTTCGCGAAAAGATACGGATCTCTCTTGCCATTTTTTGTTTTATCCTCCTCGGCGCCCTGTGTATCTCCCTGCTGTTTTCTCATAAGGTTCGAACCCTTTTTCTTTCCTATCGCCAGCGGCTGGAAAAGTCGAATCGGGAGCTGACCAAGGCTATGGATAAGGCCCATGCTGCCACTCTTGCCAAGTCTGAATTCCTGGCCAATATGAGCCATGAAATCAGGACGCCGATGAACGGTATTATCAATCTCTCTGAATTGGCCCTGGAAACGGAGCTGACCGATAAACAGTCTGATTATATGAAGAAGATTCTTTTTTCTTCCAAGAATCTTTTAGAGATAATTAATGATATCCTGGATTTTTCAAAGATTGAAGCCGGAATGCTCACGCTTGAAAAGATCTATTTTGGTCTGTCTGGCCTGTTTGATAAGTTGATGTTGATGTTCACTGAGCAGAGTCAGCGCAAGAATCTGCAACTCATTCTTGATCTGTCCTCGGATCTGCCGGAACATGTTATCGGTGATCCCATGCGTCTGTATCAGGTCTTGTCCAATCTCATTGGTAATGCTATTAAATTTACTGATGAGGGGGAGATTATTGTTCAAGCCAAGGTCGTGCAGCATAGATTAGACCGTGCAGTTATCCAATTCACTGTCAGCGATACCGGGATCGGGATTGCCCAGGAAAAAATAGCCCTTCTTTTTGAGTCCTTTACCCAGGCGGATAATTCCACGGCAAGGAAATACGGGGGCACGGGCCTCGGGCTCACGATCTGTAAACGACTGGTCTCGCTCATGGGGGGCAAGTTGTCTGTGGAGAGTGAGGTGGGACGCGGGAGTAGTTTTTCTTTCTCCCTGAGTTTTGCCCTCAATGGTCTGGAAAAAGAAAACGAGGGTACCAGTGGCACAAGTGAAACCGCAGCAGCTATGACGGCCATCCGCTATGCGCGTATTTTGCTGGTTGAGGATAATATGATCAACCAACAGGTGGCTCAGGAGATCCTTGCCAAGGCAAACCTGCATGTGGAAACGGTCTGTAATGGAAAAGAGGCGGTTGAGGCTGTGGCTGCCAGAGATTTTGATGCCGTGCTCATGGATATTCAGATGCCGGTTATGGATGGGTATGAGGCAACAAAGGCGATTCGTCAGGACCTGGGAAAAACAGATCTGCCCATCCTTGCCATGACGGCCCATGCCGTGAGCGAAGAGCGGGATAAATGCTTCCAGATCGGTATGAACGATCATATTGCTAAGCCGATTAACCGGAATAATCTCTTTTTGGCGTTGAGCAAATGGGTTGGAGAAACAGCTGGTCGGCATAATAGCGGGAAGCAGGATGCTGAGGCCGGACAGCTCTCCGCTCCTTCCTTGCAGGAGAGGAATATCGTTGATCCACTGCAACAACTCCTTGCTGAGGCAGAGAGAGGAGAGGCCCCAGCGGGTATTGATTTTGCTGAAGGGCTTCAGCGTGTTGAAGGAAATGAAAAATTATACTTGAAATTGCTCAGGAGTTTTTGCCGGGAGCAGCAGGAATCTCTGGACAAGATACCGGTCTTCCTTAAAAGGGATGATAGGAAAGAAGCCCTCCTTTTTGCCCATGGTCTTAAAGGGGTTGCCGGGAATATCGGCATGTCGAATCTGCAGAAGTTATCAAGTCAGGCTGAACAGAAAGCGAGTTATGGAACAGCTGAAGATTTTCAGGATGTTTTCCATGCGCTTACCTTGGAACTGGGCCGGATCATTGATTACCTCGTTCCCCGTGTTGAGAAGGAGGAAAAGCAGAACAAGCAGGTGGCGAGGACGGAACCGCTGAATGACGATGATCGCCGCAAGGCCCTGCAAATCCTGCAGCGGCTGGCGCTTCTCCTGGAGCAATCTGATTTTTCTTCCTTGCAGTTCTTAGAGGGGAATCAGGATGTTGTGAGAGATCTGATGGATGAATCGTCCCTGGTAAGGATGACAGGTTATATTGAGGGATTTCATTTCAAGAATGCACTCAATTTGATTCGTGAAATTATTCAGGAGTACTCCTGA
- the atpE gene encoding ATP synthase F0 subunit C, producing the protein MDKLHLALVCFAAATSIGLAGLGAGIGMGRGVEGACLGIARNPEAKGMITTTMILGLALIESIAIYGLVIAFILLFANPFKDMLIG; encoded by the coding sequence ATGGACAAACTTCATCTCGCATTAGTATGTTTTGCGGCAGCAACATCTATCGGACTGGCCGGTTTGGGTGCTGGTATCGGTATGGGTCGCGGTGTAGAAGGCGCATGCTTAGGTATTGCTCGTAACCCAGAGGCAAAAGGAATGATTACCACCACCATGATCCTCGGTTTGGCTCTGATTGAGTCCATCGCCATTTACGGTCTGGTTATTGCTTTTATCCTGCTGTTCGCCAATCCGTTTAAGGATATGCTGATCGGTTAG
- the hemL gene encoding glutamate-1-semialdehyde 2,1-aminomutase — protein MNTTNSAALFKKACQVIPGGVNSPVRACNSVGCDPLFVAKAQGGTVTDADGNEFIDFVGSWGPMILGHAHPEVTKAIQEALPDGASFGAPTASEVEMAELVCDSVPSIEKVRFVSSGTEATMSAIRLARGYTGRNMVIKFDGCYHGHADSFLVKAGSGVATLGIPGSPGVPDDIVKNTLSIPYNNIEVLEKTLRDATLDIACVIIEPVAGNMGVIVPDLAFLQKLRELTAELGIVLIFDEVITGFRLALGGAQERFGILPDLTCLGKIIGGGLPVGAYGGKKEIMDNIAPDGPVYQAGTLSGNPLAMAAGLAMLKTVRKPGFYQALEEKSDRFAERLAEIGDKASVPVVLNRIGSMMTCFFTDTPVTDFDSAMQANTDRYGQHFRQMLAHGVWLAPSQFEALFISAAHSPEQLEKALAVIEISLTKLSGM, from the coding sequence ATGAATACCACAAATTCCGCTGCACTCTTCAAAAAAGCCTGTCAGGTCATCCCCGGCGGTGTGAACTCCCCTGTCCGTGCCTGTAACTCCGTGGGCTGCGATCCGCTTTTTGTAGCCAAGGCCCAAGGAGGCACCGTCACAGATGCGGACGGCAATGAATTCATCGATTTTGTCGGATCATGGGGGCCCATGATTCTTGGCCACGCCCATCCCGAGGTGACCAAGGCGATTCAGGAGGCCCTGCCCGACGGAGCCAGCTTCGGCGCCCCCACGGCCTCTGAGGTGGAGATGGCGGAACTGGTCTGTGACTCTGTCCCCTCCATAGAAAAGGTACGCTTTGTCAGCTCCGGCACCGAGGCCACCATGAGTGCCATCCGCCTGGCCCGGGGGTATACCGGGCGCAATATGGTGATTAAATTTGACGGCTGCTACCACGGTCATGCCGACTCCTTTCTGGTCAAGGCCGGGTCCGGGGTCGCCACCCTGGGTATTCCTGGCAGTCCGGGTGTGCCTGATGATATCGTTAAAAACACCCTCTCCATCCCCTATAATAATATCGAGGTGCTGGAAAAGACCCTGCGGGATGCCACCTTAGATATCGCCTGCGTAATCATTGAGCCGGTGGCTGGCAATATGGGGGTCATCGTTCCCGACTTGGCCTTTTTACAGAAACTGCGGGAGCTAACCGCTGAACTGGGCATTGTCCTGATCTTTGACGAGGTCATCACCGGTTTTCGGCTGGCCCTGGGTGGGGCCCAGGAACGCTTTGGCATCTTGCCGGACCTGACCTGCCTGGGTAAAATCATCGGCGGCGGCCTGCCCGTTGGGGCCTATGGCGGCAAAAAAGAAATTATGGATAATATCGCCCCAGACGGACCAGTCTATCAGGCTGGCACCCTGTCTGGCAATCCCCTAGCTATGGCTGCGGGTCTGGCCATGCTCAAGACCGTGCGCAAGCCGGGATTCTACCAGGCGCTTGAAGAAAAAAGTGATCGCTTTGCAGAGCGGCTGGCTGAAATCGGCGACAAGGCCTCGGTACCCGTTGTTCTGAACCGGATCGGCTCCATGATGACCTGCTTTTTCACCGACACTCCGGTAACGGATTTCGACTCTGCTATGCAGGCCAACACCGATCGTTATGGCCAGCATTTCCGCCAGATGCTGGCACACGGTGTCTGGCTGGCCCCTTCTCAGTTTGAGGCCCTGTTCATCTCTGCTGCCCACAGCCCGGAACAACTGGAAAAGGCCCTTGCCGTAATTGAGATATCCTTAACAAAATTGTCTGGCATGTAA
- the atpB gene encoding F0F1 ATP synthase subunit A, translating to MEHPILFISVILDWIGLPVPHGPIGTTFLEKLCEPYMTYTWLVMAFLFVVPKLTLSKLELVPGTGQNFWEALIGGMMDFFAEHMGRKKAKMLFPILATFFLYTVLANMIGLLPGFMSPTSSLNITLAMTIIVWVMHHVLGFRYHGWKYYKHFTGPIPLMAPFMIILELISNFARLVSLSMRLFGNIMAKETLLAVLFTLAGAFFAPLPILALGVLVSLIQAVVFVLLAVVYCVGAMEHAH from the coding sequence ATGGAACATCCAATTCTATTTATCTCGGTTATTCTTGACTGGATAGGTCTGCCGGTTCCGCACGGACCGATCGGTACAACATTTCTGGAGAAGTTATGCGAACCGTATATGACCTATACGTGGCTGGTCATGGCCTTTCTTTTTGTCGTACCCAAGCTTACTCTCAGCAAGCTGGAGCTGGTCCCCGGCACCGGGCAAAACTTCTGGGAGGCCTTGATCGGGGGCATGATGGACTTCTTTGCTGAACATATGGGACGAAAAAAGGCCAAGATGCTCTTCCCGATCTTAGCCACCTTTTTTCTCTATACCGTCCTTGCCAATATGATCGGCCTCCTGCCTGGTTTCATGTCACCAACATCCAGCCTCAATATCACCCTGGCCATGACCATCATTGTCTGGGTTATGCATCATGTTCTGGGGTTTCGTTATCACGGCTGGAAGTATTATAAGCATTTCACCGGTCCGATTCCGCTCATGGCACCGTTTATGATTATCCTGGAGCTGATCAGTAATTTTGCCCGACTTGTTTCCCTTTCCATGCGACTTTTCGGAAATATTATGGCAAAAGAAACACTGCTTGCAGTTCTGTTCACCCTGGCTGGAGCCTTCTTTGCCCCCCTGCCCATTCTCGCCCTTGGTGTACTCGTCTCCCTGATTCAAGCGGTGGTTTTTGTTCTCCTCGCTGTTGTGTACTGTGTCGGAGCAATGGAGCATGCCCATTAA